The following nucleotide sequence is from Streptomyces leeuwenhoekii.
ACCTCGACGGCCTCCTGCAGCGCACGGTGGAGCGCGCCCGCGACATGCTCGACGGCGACGCCGCCTTCCTCCTGCTCGCCACCGACGACGAGACCGAACTGGAGGTCCGCGCCTCCACCGGCCTGCCCTCGGCCCGCCAGCGCTTCGCCCGCGTCCCCGTCGAGGCGGGTCCCGGCCGCTACGGCTCGGCGCGCATGCCCGCCGTCCACGACGACCTGGCGGCCGTCCCCGGCGCCGTGCCCCTGCTCAACGGCACGGGCATGCGCTCGGTGGTCACGGTCCCCCTGAAGGTGGAGGGCCGCCTCACCGGCTCCCTCGGTGTCGCCGCCGAGGCCCCCGGCCGCTACTCCAACGAAGAGGCCCTGCGCCTGCAGTTCGCCGCCGACCGCATCGCGCTCGCCGTCGAGTCCGCCCGGCTCGGCGAACTGGAACGCCTGCGCCGCGGCTCCCTCAGCTTCCTCGTCGAGGCGTCCGACCTGCTGGCCGGCACGCTCGACCGCGACCAGACGCTGGCCCTGATGGCCCAGATGACGGTCCCCACCCTGGCCACCTGGTGCGCCGTCTACACCATCGCCGACCAGGCCTCGGAACCGTACCTCTCCTACGTCCTGCACGAGGACGAGGACCTCATCGACGGCATCAAGTCCCTGCTGGCCAAGGTCCCCCCGCCCGACCCGGTGCCCACCCCGGGCGCCCGCGTCTGGACGGCCCCCGGCGAGCTGGCCCACCAGGCGGCGCTGCGCACGTCGATGCGGAGCCTCGGCCTGAGCGCGGGCCCGACGCACCAGGTCACCCCCGGGATCGGCCCCACCCTGGCCACCGCCGCCGCGCTGGGCGGCGAGACGGTGGTCCTGCCCCTGGTCGCCCGCAACCGCGTCATCGGCATGCTGACCCTGGGCAAGCCGACCGACGAGCACTTCCGCCAGGAGATCCTGGAGTTGGCCGAGGACCTGTCCCGCCGCGCCGCCCTGGCCCTGGACAACGCGCGCCTGTACTCGGAGCGCACGGCCATCAGCCAGTCCCTCCAGCGCAGCCTCCTGCCGCCCGGGCTGCCGCAGATCGACGGCGTCGAGGTGGAGGTCATCTACCGCGCCGCCGGCGAGGGCAACGAGGTCGGCGGCGACTTCTACGACCTCTTCCCCATCCGCGACGGCGCGTACGGGTTCGCCATCGGCGACGTCTGCGGTACGGGCCCGAACGCGGCGGCCGTCACCGGCCTGGCCCGGCACGCGCTGCGCCTGCTGGCCCGCGAGGGCCTGAGCGGCCCGGCGGTCCTGGAGCGCCTGAACTCCGCGATCCTCGACGAAGGCGCCCGCAGCCGCTTCCTGACGCTCCTGTACGGCGAGCTGCGCCCTCGGGAGGACGGCAGCGCGGAGCTGAAGGTGGTCTGCGCCGGCCATCCGCTCCCGCTTCGCCTGCGCCAGGACGGCACGGTGGAACCCGCCGCCGAACCGCAGCCGCTCCTCGGCGTCATCGAGGACCTGGAGCTGTACGAGCAGACGGTCACCCTCGACCCGGGCGATGTCCTTCTCTGCGT
It contains:
- a CDS encoding SpoIIE family protein phosphatase, with protein sequence MTTGVIPGGQPPDPQPTGMPQPRREPAGHEALHVEEGSSSSVITARAAASFEPVGRSVASARSFVRDTLQGWGFADIVDDAVVLTSELVTNAVVHAGTSADVVCLRTGEGVRIEVADRYPEREVPLQEAAVTMSSPDREGGRGLQLCAALAGRWGVEYSPTHKNVWFQLDLPERPVGTRTAGPCLPADLLPLADGRVRVAVVQIDRAGAITAWSEDAEELFGYAAEQVTGKPLADLAAWPHTPGTGTGIAEALRLSRWEGTYGIRGANGRVTPVYASHLRVRDTGGEPSTVCLLVRDHERAVLQTPSRVPASDTNTASDTPSTDPFEVFIGSPAPDDLDGLLQRTVERARDMLDGDAAFLLLATDDETELEVRASTGLPSARQRFARVPVEAGPGRYGSARMPAVHDDLAAVPGAVPLLNGTGMRSVVTVPLKVEGRLTGSLGVAAEAPGRYSNEEALRLQFAADRIALAVESARLGELERLRRGSLSFLVEASDLLAGTLDRDQTLALMAQMTVPTLATWCAVYTIADQASEPYLSYVLHEDEDLIDGIKSLLAKVPPPDPVPTPGARVWTAPGELAHQAALRTSMRSLGLSAGPTHQVTPGIGPTLATAAALGGETVVLPLVARNRVIGMLTLGKPTDEHFRQEILELAEDLSRRAALALDNARLYSERTAISQSLQRSLLPPGLPQIDGVEVEVIYRAAGEGNEVGGDFYDLFPIRDGAYGFAIGDVCGTGPNAAAVTGLARHALRLLAREGLSGPAVLERLNSAILDEGARSRFLTLLYGELRPREDGSAELKVVCAGHPLPLRLRQDGTVEPAAEPQPLLGVIEDLELYEQTVTLDPGDVLLCVTDGVTERREGSRMLGDDGLADVLTTCTGLTAGAVAARIMRAVERFASDAPSDDMAILAMRVPEPHKD